The Paenibacillus macerans genome includes a window with the following:
- a CDS encoding DUF1657 domain-containing protein, giving the protein MTVAAQVKTTLASLKSAQANLEQFALNTQNQQAKNLFTDAAKQTQQIVTQVESRVQQLESEEPQYKGF; this is encoded by the coding sequence ATGACGGTGGCAGCACAAGTCAAAACGACGCTGGCTTCTTTGAAAAGCGCTCAGGCCAACCTTGAGCAATTTGCGCTGAACACGCAAAACCAGCAAGCCAAAAACCTGTTCACGGATGCCGCTAAACAGACGCAGCAAATCGTGACTCAAGTGGAAAGCCGCGTACAGCAGCTGGAGAGCGAAGAGCCTCAATATAAAGGGTTCTAA
- a CDS encoding NUDIX domain-containing protein gives MNEKEEQKKPINEVKKYRTPDGIPADIVMFTLTRQERKAATKSLPRFDLKVMLIKRRSWPFAGAWALPGGFSQEDESLYETARRELKEETGVDGSHLEYLGVYSAPGRDPRGWIISHAFFALVEEWVLEKRQSADDAQEVGLFTVREALEELQLAFDHREILQDAYKRIQQQMLQTTIAKQFLPPHFTLGELYQVIQTVVPDFAELNFIRKITSTRSRQGILEEVRDENGKPMLSNQYSQRPAQLYRFTDYTPQLSIYT, from the coding sequence ATGAATGAAAAAGAAGAGCAGAAAAAACCAATTAATGAGGTTAAAAAATATCGTACCCCGGACGGCATTCCTGCCGATATCGTAATGTTTACGCTGACCAGGCAGGAACGCAAAGCGGCGACGAAATCGCTGCCGCGATTCGATCTGAAGGTGATGCTGATCAAGCGCCGCAGCTGGCCTTTCGCCGGAGCCTGGGCGCTGCCCGGAGGCTTTTCGCAGGAGGATGAATCCTTGTATGAAACGGCGCGAAGAGAACTGAAGGAAGAGACCGGGGTCGACGGGTCGCATTTGGAGTATTTGGGCGTATACAGCGCGCCGGGGCGGGATCCGCGGGGCTGGATCATCTCCCACGCTTTTTTTGCGCTGGTGGAGGAGTGGGTTCTGGAAAAACGCCAATCCGCCGACGATGCTCAGGAGGTGGGCCTGTTCACCGTACGCGAAGCGCTGGAGGAACTGCAGTTGGCGTTTGACCACCGTGAAATTTTGCAGGACGCCTACAAAAGAATTCAGCAGCAAATGCTGCAGACGACGATCGCCAAGCAGTTCCTCCCTCCTCATTTTACGCTGGGCGAATTGTATCAGGTTATTCAAACGGTCGTTCCGGATTTTGCCGAGCTTAATTTTATCCGTAAAATCACTTCGACGCGCAGCCGGCAGGGGATTCTGGAGGAAGTGCGCGATGAAAACGGCAAGCCGATGCTGTCCAACCAGTACTCGCAGCGGCCCGCGCAGTTGTACCGGTTTACCGATTATACGCCGCAGCTGTCGATTTACACGTAA
- a CDS encoding RicAFT regulatory complex protein RicA family protein, translated as MEQHTEHTDCGIPKFDSRDLVIRADIMAKAKELAELIGTSEEVEQFKKAEKLIQEHERVQTLISAIKKKQKEIVAFETFQNKAMVEKIEQEIAALQDELDEIPLVTEFQQSQSDINYLLQLVVSVIRDTVASKVNVESGSEPAVTSGYGE; from the coding sequence GTGGAGCAGCATACCGAACATACCGATTGCGGAATTCCGAAATTTGACTCCCGGGATCTGGTGATCCGCGCGGACATTATGGCTAAAGCGAAAGAACTGGCCGAGTTGATCGGAACAAGCGAAGAGGTAGAGCAGTTCAAAAAGGCCGAAAAGCTCATTCAGGAGCATGAGCGGGTGCAAACTTTGATCAGCGCGATCAAGAAGAAGCAAAAGGAAATCGTCGCTTTCGAGACATTCCAAAACAAGGCGATGGTAGAGAAGATCGAACAAGAGATCGCGGCGCTTCAGGACGAACTCGACGAAATTCCGCTGGTGACGGAGTTTCAGCAAAGCCAAAGCGATATAAACTACCTGCTCCAGTTGGTCGTTTCGGTGATCCGCGACACGGTGGCGAGCAAGGTAAACGTGGAGTCCGGCAGCGAACCGGCCGTGACTTCGGGATACGGGGAATAG
- a CDS encoding DUF421 domain-containing protein, translating into MPVWLEVIVRTLVAVVVLYVLTRLLGKRQVSQLSFFEYITGITIGSITAYISLDIGNDWYLGIIAVAVWFAVSLGIEFLQIKSKKARDLIDSKGTVLIKDGKVMEDNLKKERLTNEELMAQLRKKNIFKVAEVEFAVIEPDGEINVLPKKEYLPLTPSDLGIKVSPEPEPQTVIIDGKIMDEPLATMGLNRHWLNTQLEKLGVSLDNVNLGQVDAYGQFYADLYDDQLMVPQPQEKAVLLAELKKCEADLEMFALSSEEGEAKKLYGDCSNRLQKVIEGVKPLLSS; encoded by the coding sequence ATGCCGGTATGGCTGGAAGTCATAGTTAGAACGCTGGTGGCTGTCGTTGTTTTATATGTGCTTACTCGGTTGCTTGGGAAAAGGCAGGTTTCCCAGCTTTCCTTTTTCGAATATATCACCGGAATCACCATCGGCAGCATCACGGCTTACATCTCCCTCGATATCGGGAACGACTGGTATTTGGGGATCATCGCCGTCGCCGTTTGGTTTGCCGTGTCCCTTGGCATCGAATTTCTGCAGATCAAGAGCAAAAAGGCCAGGGATTTGATCGACAGCAAAGGCACCGTTTTGATCAAAGACGGCAAGGTGATGGAGGATAATTTGAAAAAAGAGAGGCTCACCAACGAGGAATTGATGGCCCAGCTGCGCAAAAAGAACATTTTCAAAGTTGCCGAGGTCGAATTCGCCGTAATCGAGCCCGACGGGGAAATCAACGTGCTGCCTAAAAAGGAATACCTGCCGCTGACCCCTTCCGATCTGGGCATCAAAGTTTCCCCCGAACCCGAACCGCAAACGGTCATCATCGACGGAAAAATCATGGATGAGCCGCTCGCCACGATGGGGCTGAACCGGCATTGGCTGAACACCCAGCTGGAGAAGCTCGGCGTCTCGCTTGACAATGTCAACCTGGGGCAAGTCGATGCGTACGGTCAATTTTATGCCGATTTGTACGATGATCAGCTGATGGTGCCGCAGCCGCAGGAAAAGGCGGTATTGCTGGCGGAACTGAAAAAATGCGAAGCCGATCTGGAGATGTTTGCCCTTTCGTCGGAGGAGGGCGAAGCCAAAAAGCTGTACGGCGATTGCTCGAACCGCCTGCAAAAGGTCATCGAAGGCGTCAAGCCGCTCTTATCATCGTAA
- a CDS encoding 2-oxoacid:acceptor oxidoreductase family protein, with protein MVQLPKVNELGFFEIRLESIGGLGANLAGKMLAEAGVEGAGFNGVSFSSYGSEKKGSPVKAHIRFCDLNTPIRDTSPVERPHIVGIFQEALSKTVNVISGIYEDSTVLVNSRKTPQELKEKMKLVGGTIAVIDATGIALEEKNRVNMAMLGALFRLCPFLDPETMKDVIRKSLEKKYPQTVAPALATFDRGYNEVVFETFALPEGVSMPAFVRADTPMLGYETQPIGGIVVNPGNSILKDLSISRSGMMPHFKAETCINCAACDNVCPDNCFVWEEQPDKKGRPQMFLKGIDYQYCKGCLKCVHACPTDALSGEREEDGYAEEHRVPHLFDLAVH; from the coding sequence GTGGTACAGTTGCCGAAAGTAAATGAACTTGGTTTTTTTGAAATTCGTTTGGAATCCATTGGAGGCTTGGGAGCCAACCTGGCCGGCAAAATGCTGGCGGAAGCCGGGGTGGAGGGAGCTGGCTTCAACGGGGTCAGCTTCTCGTCTTACGGCTCGGAGAAAAAAGGCTCCCCGGTAAAGGCGCATATCCGGTTTTGTGACTTAAATACGCCGATCCGCGATACGTCGCCGGTGGAACGGCCGCATATCGTCGGCATTTTTCAGGAGGCGTTGTCCAAAACGGTGAACGTCATCAGCGGAATTTACGAGGACAGCACCGTACTTGTCAATTCGCGCAAAACTCCGCAGGAGCTCAAGGAAAAAATGAAGCTTGTCGGCGGGACGATCGCCGTCATCGATGCGACCGGGATCGCGCTTGAGGAGAAGAACCGGGTCAATATGGCGATGCTCGGGGCTTTGTTCCGGTTATGCCCGTTCCTTGATCCGGAAACGATGAAAGACGTTATCCGCAAATCGCTGGAGAAGAAATATCCGCAGACGGTGGCGCCTGCTTTGGCGACGTTTGACCGCGGATATAACGAGGTTGTGTTTGAAACGTTTGCGCTGCCGGAAGGAGTCAGCATGCCCGCTTTCGTACGCGCCGATACGCCGATGCTCGGGTATGAAACCCAGCCGATCGGCGGTATTGTCGTCAATCCGGGCAACAGCATTCTGAAAGATCTCAGCATTTCCCGCTCCGGGATGATGCCGCATTTTAAAGCGGAAACTTGCATCAATTGTGCGGCTTGCGACAATGTTTGTCCGGACAATTGCTTTGTATGGGAAGAACAGCCGGATAAAAAAGGGCGGCCGCAGATGTTCCTGAAAGGCATCGATTACCAGTACTGTAAAGGCTGCCTGAAATGCGTTCACGCTTGTCCGACGGACGCTTTGTCCGGGGAGCGGGAAGAAGACGGTTATGCGGAGGAGCATCGGGTTCCGCATCTGTTCGATTTGGCGGTTCATTAA
- a CDS encoding TetR/AcrR family transcriptional regulator, translating to MGYCADHGLTTKKNILNATLELIKTEGADQVTLRKITAAANVNLALVNYYFGSKDKLINEALKMLLTSFQANFTVLDDTALNPKDRLKAFMLQYVDYISQYPGLLQEVLGKGNITFESNQEFSSFLKTTGFNKIRSTVGEITGEADPEILNIMMLQINAAVLFPIIMMQHIKHIAGDPDRNAVERQIDILFKHYFARYCEQDVSNQNRENADL from the coding sequence ATGGGCTACTGTGCCGATCATGGGCTGACCACCAAAAAAAATATTTTAAACGCAACGCTGGAGCTCATTAAAACGGAGGGTGCCGATCAAGTCACGCTGCGCAAAATCACCGCGGCCGCCAATGTCAACCTGGCGCTGGTCAACTATTATTTTGGTTCCAAGGACAAGTTGATTAACGAGGCGCTGAAAATGCTGCTAACCTCGTTTCAAGCCAACTTTACCGTACTTGACGACACCGCCCTGAATCCGAAAGACCGCTTGAAAGCGTTTATGCTTCAATATGTCGACTACATTTCCCAGTATCCCGGGCTGCTTCAGGAGGTTCTCGGCAAAGGAAACATCACGTTTGAATCCAATCAGGAGTTCAGCAGCTTCTTAAAAACGACCGGTTTCAACAAAATCAGATCTACGGTGGGAGAAATTACCGGGGAGGCGGATCCGGAGATCCTCAACATCATGATGCTGCAAATCAACGCCGCCGTGTTGTTTCCGATCATTATGATGCAGCATATCAAGCATATCGCCGGCGATCCCGACCGCAATGCGGTCGAGCGGCAGATCGATATATTGTTTAAGCATTATTTCGCCAGGTACTGCGAACAGGACGTGTCGAATCAAAACCGGGAGAACGCCGATTTATAG
- the miaB gene encoding tRNA (N6-isopentenyl adenosine(37)-C2)-methylthiotransferase MiaB, whose product MAKETKDYSKYFDFSDARVISEDERGKKIRIRGRDIQILSEPNHRMEKQRGKENVQVLYENAVPEELKGLGTGKRYIVYTFGCQMNEHDTETIKGLLEQMGYAPTEDRKEADIILLNTCAIRENAEDKVFGELGHLKGLKTEKPDLLLGVCGCMSQEEGVVNRILHKHGFVDMIFGTHNIHRLPHLIQEALFSKEMVVEVWSKEGDIIENLPKKREGMRAWVNIMYGCDKFCTYCIVPFTRGKERSRRPEDVIAEVRELARQGYREVTLLGQNVNAYGKDFTDIKYTFADLMDDIRKIDIPRVRFTTSHPRDFDDALIDVLAKGGNLVEHIHLPVQSGSSEILKKMSRKYSREHYLELVRKIKAKIPSVVLTTDIIVGFPGETEEQFEETLSLVREVGYDSAYTFVYSPREGTPAAVMEDNVPLEVKKQRLARLNETVNEFSRRSNDALRGQIVEVLVEGESKNNPNMLSGRTRSNKLVHFEGGPELIGNFVDVEITDPMTWFTKGVLVSQTAKMA is encoded by the coding sequence ATGGCTAAGGAAACGAAGGATTATTCCAAGTATTTTGATTTTTCGGACGCCCGGGTAATATCCGAGGATGAACGGGGCAAGAAGATTAGAATCCGCGGAAGAGACATTCAGATTTTATCCGAACCGAATCACCGGATGGAGAAGCAGCGGGGCAAGGAAAACGTTCAAGTGCTGTACGAAAATGCCGTTCCGGAGGAGCTGAAGGGCCTCGGCACGGGCAAACGGTACATTGTATATACGTTTGGCTGCCAAATGAACGAACACGACACCGAAACGATCAAGGGATTGCTGGAGCAAATGGGATACGCGCCTACGGAAGACCGCAAGGAAGCCGACATTATCCTGCTGAATACCTGCGCGATCCGCGAAAACGCCGAGGATAAAGTGTTTGGCGAACTGGGCCATCTGAAGGGCTTAAAGACGGAGAAGCCCGATCTGCTGCTCGGCGTCTGCGGCTGCATGTCGCAGGAGGAAGGCGTCGTCAACCGCATCCTGCATAAGCACGGGTTTGTCGATATGATTTTCGGTACCCATAATATACACCGTTTGCCGCATCTCATTCAGGAAGCGCTGTTCAGCAAGGAAATGGTCGTCGAGGTTTGGTCCAAGGAAGGCGACATCATCGAAAACCTGCCGAAAAAACGCGAGGGCATGCGCGCATGGGTAAACATCATGTACGGCTGCGACAAGTTCTGCACCTACTGCATCGTACCGTTTACGCGCGGCAAGGAACGCAGCCGCCGTCCGGAGGACGTGATTGCCGAGGTGCGCGAGCTGGCGCGTCAAGGGTATAGAGAGGTGACCTTGCTCGGGCAGAACGTCAACGCTTACGGCAAGGACTTTACCGACATCAAGTATACGTTTGCCGATTTGATGGACGATATCCGCAAAATCGATATTCCGCGCGTTCGCTTCACGACGTCGCATCCGCGCGATTTCGACGATGCGCTGATCGACGTGCTGGCCAAGGGCGGCAACCTGGTCGAGCATATCCATTTGCCGGTGCAGTCGGGAAGCAGCGAAATCCTGAAGAAAATGAGCCGGAAATATTCCCGCGAGCATTATCTCGAGCTCGTCCGCAAAATCAAGGCGAAGATTCCAAGCGTCGTGCTGACGACGGACATTATCGTTGGTTTCCCGGGCGAAACGGAGGAGCAATTCGAAGAGACGCTGTCGCTCGTGCGCGAGGTCGGCTACGACTCTGCATATACGTTCGTTTATTCACCTCGTGAAGGAACGCCGGCGGCGGTGATGGAAGACAACGTGCCGCTCGAAGTGAAGAAGCAGCGGCTGGCGCGGCTGAACGAGACCGTAAACGAATTCAGCCGGCGCAGCAACGACGCACTGCGCGGCCAAATCGTGGAAGTGCTGGTGGAAGGCGAAAGCAAAAACAACCCGAACATGCTGTCCGGCCGCACCCGCAGCAACAAGCTCGTCCATTTCGAAGGCGGCCCGGAACTGATCGGCAATTTCGTCGATGTGGAAATTACGGACCCGATGACATGGTTTACCAAAGGGGTCCTTGTATCGCAAACCGCCAAGATGGCGTAA
- a CDS encoding DHA2 family efflux MFS transporter permease subunit, giving the protein MPNTAGNPANAQEFSIRSIIAPMLAVIVGMIMVILDSTVVNVAVLRLVDYFATDLKTVQWTITGYTLALSAVIPLAGWMTDKFGEKRIFLITIALFTIGSVLCALAETPAQLIVFRIIQGLGGGMVSPIGFAMVFKLAPPDKRGAVMGALGVPMLLAPALGPVLSGWMVENLSWHWIFLINLPIGIIALLVGLRFLPKSERREAPRLDMLGMILAPIAFAMLTFGVGEGGAGWTSAATITGLSVGAMALLLFIIVEFRHKQPLLELKVFRSSHFTRGIVLVWIAQAALFGSMILTPLYLQQVRGYSAFETGIFLLPQALASAFFMPISGRLFDRVGARPLAFIGLGIVSAALFLLSRITADTSLGMVLLPLGLLGSGMGLTMMPLNTHILNSAPRHLVARVTPLMTAAQQVIVSFAVAGLTGYLTSRINSHMAEAALKGGSDSLQAAAAGFGDTYFVASCLAAAGFVLTLMLSRPKKQAEPAEAQAGEGAQADPGVMIGH; this is encoded by the coding sequence ATGCCGAATACTGCGGGAAACCCGGCCAACGCCCAAGAGTTTTCCATCCGCTCCATCATTGCGCCGATGTTAGCCGTCATTGTCGGCATGATTATGGTCATATTGGATAGTACGGTGGTCAATGTCGCCGTTCTCCGGCTGGTGGATTATTTTGCCACGGATTTGAAGACAGTGCAGTGGACGATCACCGGATACACACTCGCGTTATCCGCCGTGATCCCCTTGGCCGGCTGGATGACCGATAAATTTGGCGAGAAGCGGATCTTCCTGATTACGATCGCCTTGTTTACCATTGGTTCGGTCTTATGCGCTTTGGCCGAGACGCCGGCCCAATTAATCGTGTTCCGCATCATTCAAGGCTTGGGAGGCGGGATGGTCTCGCCGATCGGTTTTGCGATGGTGTTCAAGCTTGCTCCTCCGGATAAGCGCGGCGCGGTCATGGGCGCGCTCGGCGTGCCAATGCTGCTGGCGCCGGCCCTCGGTCCGGTTTTGTCCGGCTGGATGGTCGAAAATTTAAGCTGGCACTGGATTTTTCTGATCAATTTGCCGATCGGCATTATCGCCTTGTTGGTGGGCCTGCGTTTTTTGCCGAAATCCGAACGGCGGGAAGCGCCGCGGTTGGATATGTTAGGGATGATTTTGGCCCCTATCGCCTTTGCTATGCTGACCTTCGGGGTAGGTGAAGGAGGCGCAGGCTGGACTTCCGCGGCTACGATTACGGGGCTCAGCGTTGGCGCTATGGCTTTGCTTCTCTTCATCATCGTTGAATTCAGACATAAGCAGCCATTGCTGGAGCTGAAGGTATTCCGTTCCTCCCATTTTACGCGGGGGATCGTGCTGGTCTGGATTGCCCAGGCGGCGTTGTTCGGCTCGATGATTTTAACGCCGCTATACTTGCAGCAGGTAAGAGGCTACAGCGCCTTCGAAACCGGGATTTTCCTGCTTCCTCAAGCGCTGGCCTCGGCCTTCTTCATGCCGATCAGCGGACGGCTGTTTGACCGGGTGGGGGCCCGCCCGCTCGCATTTATCGGCCTCGGCATCGTATCCGCCGCCTTGTTCCTGCTGTCGCGGATCACGGCGGACACCAGCCTCGGCATGGTTTTGCTTCCGCTCGGGCTGCTCGGCAGCGGTATGGGGCTAACGATGATGCCGCTGAACACCCATATCCTGAACTCCGCGCCGCGCCATTTGGTCGCCCGGGTCACGCCGCTGATGACCGCCGCGCAGCAGGTGATCGTCTCCTTTGCGGTCGCCGGGTTAACCGGGTATTTAACCTCGCGGATCAACAGCCATATGGCGGAGGCGGCGCTGAAGGGAGGAAGCGATTCGCTGCAGGCCGCTGCTGCCGGGTTCGGTGATACTTACTTTGTGGCGTCTTGCCTGGCCGCCGCCGGTTTTGTGCTTACCCTGATGCTGTCCAGACCGAAAAAGCAGGCCGAACCTGCCGAAGCGCAAGCCGGCGAAGGGGCTCAGGCGGACCCTGGAGTGATGATCGGACATTAG
- a CDS encoding PaaI family thioesterase has translation MSWSEDIMRRDEQLFWGLLGLRLISADASRVELGLTAGTSHLNAMGIVHGGVLSSMMDQAMGMLVGAVKGRLGVTTHLNVNFLSPMRVGELVAAAFPLHETHRTMTLRSEVRDGAGTLGCISTATFRLPK, from the coding sequence ATGAGTTGGAGTGAGGATATCATGCGCCGGGATGAGCAGTTGTTTTGGGGGCTATTGGGGCTTCGGCTTATTTCGGCGGACGCAAGCCGCGTGGAGCTGGGTTTAACGGCGGGAACCTCGCATTTGAATGCGATGGGGATTGTGCACGGGGGCGTATTGTCTTCGATGATGGACCAGGCGATGGGCATGCTGGTGGGCGCCGTTAAAGGACGTTTGGGGGTCACGACCCATCTGAACGTCAACTTCCTGAGCCCGATGCGGGTCGGCGAACTTGTCGCTGCGGCGTTTCCGCTGCATGAGACCCATCGGACCATGACGCTCCGTTCCGAGGTCCGGGATGGAGCAGGAACGCTTGGCTGCATTTCGACAGCGACGTTCCGGCTGCCCAAATAA
- a CDS encoding cysteine hydrolase family protein, with product MKALIVIDYTNDFVDGSLPVGEPAVAIEPAVCRLTEEFAGRGDFVVMAVDLHEQGDPWHPETKLFPPHNLRGTEGRNLYGQLAEVYKRNAERIYWMDKTRYSAFCGTDLELKLRERGVREVHLIGVCTDICVLHTAVDAYNKGFDITVYEDAVASFNPEGHAWALGHFRTSLGAHVINSQRG from the coding sequence ATGAAAGCTTTGATCGTGATCGATTATACCAACGATTTTGTGGATGGGAGCCTGCCGGTAGGAGAGCCGGCGGTGGCGATCGAGCCGGCGGTTTGCCGGCTTACGGAGGAGTTCGCGGGCAGAGGGGATTTTGTCGTGATGGCCGTCGATCTGCATGAACAGGGGGACCCGTGGCATCCGGAAACAAAGTTGTTCCCGCCCCATAATCTCCGCGGTACGGAAGGGCGCAACCTGTACGGTCAATTGGCGGAAGTGTATAAGCGGAACGCCGAGCGGATTTATTGGATGGACAAAACGAGATACAGCGCTTTTTGCGGAACCGATCTGGAGCTGAAGCTGCGGGAACGCGGCGTTCGGGAAGTTCATTTGATCGGGGTTTGCACCGATATCTGCGTGCTGCACACAGCGGTGGACGCTTATAACAAAGGATTTGACATAACCGTATATGAAGATGCGGTGGCCAGCTTTAATCCGGAAGGCCATGCCTGGGCGCTTGGCCACTTCCGCACCAGTTTGGGAGCACATGTAATCAACAGCCAGAGAGGATGA
- a CDS encoding nicotinate phosphoribosyltransferase, translating to MPTEGLALHTDKYQINMIYAHWVNGTHERQTVFEAYFRKLPFGNGYAVFAGLERIVEYIRNLRFTEKDLNYLAKQEENYKPEFLELLRNFRFGGTLLSMKEGALCFPNEPLIRVEGTIMETQLVETAMLNFMNFQTLIATKASRVKRVAENDVLLEFGTRRAQEADAAIWGARAAYISGFDATSNLLAGEIFGIPTKGTHAHSWVQIFDSEQEAFERYAKALPDQVSLLVDTFDTLKSGVPHAIQTAKMLEAQGKRLSSIRLDSGDLAYLSIKARKMLDEAGLPYVKIVASNDLDENTIFNLKAQGAKIDIWGVGTQLITAADQPALGGVYKLVEREIGGRMEPTIKISGNPEKVTTPGKKDVLRIVSKESGKAMADYVCFPHEQQARNGGNLRLFDPVHPYIKKSVKNYEAVSMLQPIFEDGELVYELPSLEEIRKYHQTQLSLFWPEYLRKLNPEIYRISLSQEAWELKQKMIEDYLGHQED from the coding sequence ATGCCGACCGAAGGGTTAGCGCTGCATACCGATAAATATCAGATCAATATGATTTACGCCCATTGGGTGAACGGAACGCATGAGAGACAGACGGTGTTCGAAGCTTATTTCCGCAAGCTGCCTTTCGGCAACGGGTACGCGGTGTTTGCGGGCCTGGAACGGATCGTGGAGTATATTCGCAATCTGCGTTTTACGGAGAAGGACCTGAACTATCTAGCCAAGCAGGAGGAAAACTACAAGCCGGAATTTCTCGAGCTTTTGCGCAATTTCCGGTTTGGCGGCACGCTGCTGTCGATGAAGGAAGGGGCGCTTTGCTTTCCGAATGAACCCCTGATCCGCGTGGAAGGGACGATTATGGAGACACAGCTCGTGGAAACGGCGATGCTTAACTTCATGAACTTTCAGACGCTGATCGCCACTAAAGCTTCGCGGGTGAAGCGGGTGGCGGAGAACGACGTGCTGCTGGAGTTCGGGACCCGCCGGGCGCAGGAAGCGGATGCCGCCATTTGGGGCGCGAGGGCCGCGTATATATCCGGCTTCGACGCCACCTCGAATTTGCTGGCCGGCGAAATTTTCGGCATTCCGACCAAAGGAACGCACGCTCATTCATGGGTGCAAATTTTCGATTCCGAGCAGGAGGCGTTTGAACGGTACGCCAAAGCGCTGCCCGACCAGGTGTCGCTGCTGGTCGATACGTTCGATACGTTAAAGAGCGGGGTGCCGCACGCTATCCAAACGGCTAAAATGCTTGAAGCGCAGGGGAAGCGGCTGAGCAGCATCCGGCTGGACAGCGGCGATTTGGCGTATTTGTCGATCAAGGCGCGCAAAATGCTTGACGAAGCCGGTTTGCCTTACGTGAAAATCGTGGCCTCCAACGATTTGGATGAGAATACGATTTTCAACCTGAAAGCCCAAGGGGCGAAAATCGATATTTGGGGCGTCGGCACGCAGCTGATTACCGCGGCGGACCAGCCGGCGCTCGGCGGCGTATACAAGCTGGTGGAGCGGGAAATCGGAGGCCGGATGGAGCCAACGATCAAAATTTCCGGCAACCCGGAAAAAGTGACGACCCCCGGCAAAAAAGACGTGCTGCGCATCGTCAGTAAGGAAAGCGGCAAGGCGATGGCCGATTACGTTTGTTTTCCGCATGAGCAGCAGGCTAGGAACGGCGGCAACCTGCGGCTGTTCGACCCCGTCCATCCTTATATCAAGAAATCGGTGAAAAACTACGAGGCCGTGTCCATGCTGCAGCCGATTTTCGAGGATGGCGAGCTGGTTTACGAGCTGCCGTCGCTGGAGGAGATCCGGAAATATCATCAAACGCAGCTAAGCCTGTTTTGGCCGGAGTATTTGCGCAAGCTGAACCCGGAAATCTACCGCATCAGCTTAAGCCAGGAAGCTTGGGAATTGAAGCAGAAAATGATTGAGGATTATTTGGGGCATCAGGAAGACTAG